The segment GTCACCCGACGCATGCAGGAACTCTACAAGGCCCCCATTCAGCCCGAACTGATCACCACCAGGCTCGCGGAAATCCGTGCTTCCGGCGTGACCGTGGCAGGCTCGCTGACGCCACAGCGTACCCAGGAACACTACAAGACCGTGGTGGCCGCCGGCGTCGACATTTTTGTCATTCGTGGCACCACAGTCTCGGCCGAACACGTCTCCAAGAACCATGAGCCGCTGAACCTCAAGCAGTTCATTTACGAACTCGACGTCCCCGTGATCGTCGGCGGGGCCGCCGGCTACACCCCGGCATTGCACCTCATGCGTACCGGGGCGGCCGGCGTCCTGGTGGGCTTCGGCGGTGGCGCAACGACCACCACGCGCCGTGCACTCGGCATCCATTCGCCCATGGCTTCCGCCATTTCCGACGTCGCTGCTGCGCGCCGCGACTACATGGATGAATCCGGTGGACGGTACGTGCACGTGATCGCCGACGGCGGCATGGGTTCTTCGGGTGACATCGTCAAAGCCATCGCCATGGGCGCCGACGCCGTCATGCTCGGCAGCGCCTTGGCCCGTGCGGAAGAAGCCCCGGGCAAGGGCTGGCACTGGGGCCAGGAAGCCCACCACCTAGAGCTGCCCCGCGGCGACAGGGTCAACGTTGGCACTGTCGGTCCCCTCGAAGAAGTACTCTTCGGGCCGGGCCACCACACCAACGGCACGTCCAACCTGATCGGCGCGCTTCGCCGTTCCATGGCGACCACCGGCTATTCGGACCTGAAAGAGTTCCAGCGGGTCGACGTCGTCGTCTCGCCTTACTCTGGCGGGTAGCTTCCGCTCGGGCCGCTCTGGAGCTCACGCGAAAACCCTGCCCAAGCCGCTGGACAAGAAGTAGTGTGGGGAACTACGGGCTTTGTGCGATGGGAGGCGTCCAATGAGCAGTGTTGCAGATGGTTCGCAAAGGGATGATGCACCAACGGGTGCATTGAGTCCCCAGGCGCGGGCCAGATCCATCGAAGTTCTCAAGGGCACCACCGAGCCTGGCAAGGAACTCGACATCCTGATTGTCGGGGGAGGCGTAGTCGGGGCCGGTGCGGCTTTGGACGCGGTGACCCGCGGTTTGTCCGTCGGCATTGTCGAGGCCCGGGACTGGGCTTCGGGCACGTCGTCAAGGTCCTCGAAGCTGATTCACGGCGGGTTGCGTTACTTGGAAATGCTGGACTTCGCGCTGGTCCAGGAAGCTCTCCAGGAACGCGGATTGCTGATCCAAGTGATCGCACCTCACCTTGTCCGGCCGGTTCCGTTCCTGTACCCGCTGACCCGGCGTTTTTGGGAGCGGCCCTACGTTGGTGCCGGGATCTTCCTCTACGACACTCTTGGCCTCACCTCCGGCCACAGCCGCGGCGTGCCCATGCACAAACACCTCTTCCGGCGCGGAACACTGAGGGCCGCACCCAGCCTCAAGAGCGATGCCTTCGTCGGCTCCATCCGCTATTACGATGCACAGGTCGACGACGCCAGGCTGGTGGTCAATGTCGTCCGCACTGCCGCGCGTTACGGTGCGCATGCCGTGAACAGGATGCGCGTGGTGTCGTTCGTGCGCGAAGGCGAACGCGTGGTGGGCGCCAAGGTGGAAAACCAGGAAGACGGCAGCATCATCGAAGTCCGCGCCAAGCAAGTGGTCAATGCCACGGGAGTCTGGACGGACGAGACCCAGGCCATGGTGACGGATCGTGGCCAGCTCAAGGTCCGGGCCTCCAAAGGCATACACCTTGTGGTCCCGCGCGACCGCTTCCAGTCCACGGTGGGATTGATCCTGAGGACCGAAAAATCCGTGCTGTTCGTCATCCCCTGGGGGCGGCACTGGATCATCGGCACAACGGACACCGACTGGAAACTCGACAAGGCGCACCCTGCCGCGTCCACGAAGGACATCGACTATGTTCTTGAACACGTCAATCGTGTCTTGAAGCGTCCCCTGACCCGTGAGGATGTTGAGGGCGTGTACGCGGGCCTGCGTCCGCTGCTGGCGGGGGAGAGCGACTCCACGGCCAAACTTTCACGCGAACACGTGGTGGCGCACCCCGTTCCAGGCCTGGTGGTGGTTGCCGGCGGAAAGTTCACCACGTACCGGGTCATGGCGAAGGACGCGGTGGACGAAGCGACCCGGGCCATGGACGAGCGCGTACCAGCGAGCTGCACCGACACCATCCCGCTCCTGGGCGCTGAGGGGTTCAAAGCTGCATGGAACCGGCGGGCAAGAACCGCAGATGAGGCCGGGGTCCACGTCGCAAGGGTGGAACATTTGCTCAACCGCTATGGCTCCATGACCCCGGAAGTCCTGGCGATCATCAAGGACAACCCGGCCATGGCCGATCCGCTGCCGGGGGCAGACGACTATTTGGCAGCAGAGGTCGTCTATGCCGCGACTCATGAGGGTGCCCGGCATGTCCATGATGTCCTGACCCGACGCACCCGCATCTCGATCGAGTCGTGGGACAGAGGTGTTTCCGCGGTCCCCGTTGTCGCTAAGCTGATGGGAGAAATTCTTGGCTGGAGCGACGCGCAGCGGGAAAGCGAAATCAAGCACTACCTGGCCCGGGTGGAAGCTGAACGGCTCAGCCAACAGCAGCCCGACGACGAATCGGCCGATGCTGCGCGCATGGGTGTCGATGACATCGTCCCCCTCCGCTAAGCGGCCCGGGTTGGCTGGGCACACTGGAGGGAAAACGACTTGGCGGAACCACTGGACCGATATGATGCCGAACTGACGACGCCGGAGACCGTCATCCTGGAGATGGAAGCGGTCGACAAAACAGATGCCGCGGGGCAGCTCGCGGAAAGGCTCTACGCCGCCGGGCGCATCACGGACCTTGAGGGCTTCCTCGAACATGTCAACTCGCGCGAACACCAACTTGCTACCGGGCTGCCGGGCGGCATTGGCCTTCCGCATGCCCGCAGCGAGTTTGTCTCCCGGGTCTCGATCGCTGTCGGCGTCACGAAGTTCGGACACTCATTGGACTTCGGCGCCAGCGACGGACCGGCAACCCTGGTCCTGCTCATCGCTACGCCCGCCAGTTCATTCTCGGACCACTTGGAAGTCCTCGCGACCTTGGCCCGCTCGCTGTCCAAGGAATCCTTCAGGGAATCCCTCCGGCGCGCCCACGATCCGGAAGTGATCGCCGAACTGATCAACTCCAGCCTGGTGTTCTTCGACCACTGAATTCCGCCCCATAGGGGGCAGACCCTGCTGCCTCACTCTAGGGGCGGGTCCTTTCGTTTAGCTGTTCTACAGCTTGACGAAGTACGGTTAAGGGGTGTTGAAAACCGCTCTGAAGCCCCGATGGATCGCAGGACTTGTCTTCGCGCTCCTGCTCTCCGGGGTGTTTGTGCTGCTCAGCCAGTGGCAGTTCGGCAGATCCACCCAGAGCGACGTCCCGGTTGACGACCCCGCGGTGGAGCAAGTCAAGCCGCTTACGGGGGAATTGCAGCCTGGAACGTTCTTCCCGGGTTCCGCGTCAGATCAAATGGTCAGCGCCAAGGGTAGTTACGACCCCGCCAAACAGGTCCTTGTGGAGGGCCGGTTGCTCGCCGGGCAAAAAGGGTACTGGGTAGTGACCGCGTTTGCTGTCGACGGGGCCCCCATCCTCCACGGCGTCGGCGCCTCCGCGAAGACCTGGATCCCCGTAGCCCGCGGCTGGGTCGCCGATCCCGCCCAAGCCGGGCCGCCGCCGTCGGGCACTATTGAACTGACCGGACGGCTCCTGCCGTCCGAGGCGCCGGTGCCAAACGTCGACGCCGGAGCGGGCCGCGCGTCTGCGGTTTCGGTCGCGGAACTCATCAACACGTGGGAAGTCTCAAGCTATCCCGGCTTCGTCGCCGCGACGTCGGAAGTATCGGCGGGCAAGACGCTCGCGCTTCCCGCGCAGCTGAAGCCTTTGAATATCCCGGCCCAGCCCCCCAACCAACAGATCAACTGGCTCAACCTTTTCTACTCCGTGGAATGGGTCGTCTTCGCAGGATTCGCCCTCTACGTCTGGTGGCGCATGGTGGCCGATGACTACCGGCGCACCCTCGAAGAAGACGAGGAAGAGCCCGACGACGAATTCCCGTCAGACGATTTGCCAGCAATTACCAAGCCAGAACAGGTAAAGCCATGATTGAGCCCAAACCGGCCATCCAGCCCGAACAGTCCGGAGAGTCTGCCGCAAAGACAAGCGCGGCCAAGAAACGCCGCTTCGGTGGAACGACGGCCCAGATCCGCTCGGCCCTGAAGTTCTACAAAGTCATGGCCTACCTCACCGGCACCATGCTGCTGCTCCTGTGCGCTGAGCTCGTTGCGCGCTATGTGTTCGGCGTGTATCTCTTTGCCGGCGGTACCAACGCAATCACCGGTCAGCCGTTCGGTTTCGGATTCGCCGACGCTGAGTCCAAGGCCGTCCTGGGCGGGGTCAACGTCTCCGTGGGCGTCCTGATCGTCCATGGCTGGATGTACGTGCTGTACCTCATCTCGGACTTCCGCTTGTGGTCTCTCATGCGCTGGCCGTTCACGAAGCTCATCCTGCTCGCCTTGGGCGGCGTCGTCCCCCTCATGTCCTTCATTGTGGAGAAGAAGTTCCACTCGGAGGTAGAGATGGAACTCGCCGCGAATCCGCAGGCGTCCAAGCGCTACTGACGGACCTGGCCCGGCGGGCATTGTGAGATCGCTAACGTCGGACTGTTTTCGCGGGTGATTCCGGGCTTCACGACTGGTTTCAAGGTGCACCGGGGCATCCCGGCAAAGTAGGCTGTTACGGTGACTACTCCCACCGCACCCTTCAGTTCTGAAGCTCAGACTTCCCAGAAGCCGGTGCTGGTTGTTGACTACGGTGCCCAGTACGCGCAGCTGATTGCCCGCCGCGTCCGTGAAGCGAATGTGTACTCGGAAATTGTTCCGCACACGTTCACCACCGAGCAGCTTCTGGCCAAGAACCCGGCAGCGATCATCCTCTCCGGCGGACCTTCAAGCGTTTATGCCGAGGGTGCCCCGAAGGTTGGCGCGGACCTTTTCGAGGCCGGCGTCCCGGTCTTCGGTATTTGTTACGGTTTCCAGGCCATGGCGAACGCGCTCGGCGGCAAGGTCGCGCAGACCGGTTTGCGGGAGTACGGCGCAACCGAGGCCACCACCGTTGGCGAGGCGCGCTCCATCCTTGCGGGTCTTCCGGACTCCCAGAACACCTGGATGAGCCACGGAGACTCCGTTCATGAGGCTCCTGAAGGCTTCGAGGTCCTGGCGACCACCGCAGGCGCACCTGTGGCTGCTTTCGCGAACGAAGAGAAGCATCTCTACGGCGTGCAGTGGCATCCGGAAGTAAAGCACTCAGTCCACGGCCAGCAGGTTCTGGAGAACTTCCTGTTCAACGGAGCCGGCCTGAAGCCGAACTGGACCACCGGCAACATCCTTGAAGAGCAGGTGGACCGGATCCGCCGTCAGATCGGCGACTCCAAGGTCATCTGCGGCCTCTCCGGCGGCGTCGACTCGGCCGTTGCCGCAGCCCTCGTCCAGCGCGCCGTGGGCGATCAACTGACCTGTGTCTTCGTGGACCACGGCCTGCTGCGCGAAGGCGAAGCCGAACAGGTCGAGCGTGACTTCGTTGCCGCAACCGGCGTCAAACTCTATGTCGCCAACGAGCAGGAGCGATTCCTGTCCGCCCTGGCAGGGGTCAGCGATCCCGAGACCAAGCGTAAGATCATCGGCCGCGAGTTCATTCGTGCGTTTGAGGAAGCAGAGCGGGCCATCATCGCCGAGGCTGCGTCCGAAGGCGAGAGCATCAAGTTCCTCGTGCAGGGCACCCTGTACCCGGACGTCGTCGAATCCGGCGGCGGCGAAGGTGCCGCGAACATCAAGAGCCACCACAACGTGGGTGGCCTGCCCGAGGACCTGCAGTTCGAACTCGTTGAACCGCTCCGCGCCCTGTTCAAGGACGAGGTTCGTGCCGTGGGCGCGCAGCTCGGCTTGCCGCAGGAAATCGTCGGACGCCAGCCGTTCCCCGGGCCCGGCCTGGGTATCCGCATCGTCGGCGACGTGAATAAGGAACGGCTCGATCTCCTTCGCAAAGCGGACGCCATCGCGCGGGCCGAACTGACGGCGGCCGGACTCGACAATGACGTCTGGCAGATGCCTGTCGTACTGCTGGCCGACGTCCGCAGTGTTGGCGTGCAGGGCGACGGCCGCACCTACGGACACCCGATCGTGCTGCGTCCCGTTTCCTCAGAGGACGCCATGACTGCCGACTGGTCGAGGCTCCCGTATGACCTCCTCGCCAGGATCTCCAACAGGATCACCAACGAGGTTGACGGGGTCAACCGCGTGGTACTTGATGTCACCAGCAAGCCGCCGGGAACCATCGAGTGGGAATAGCATTCTGAGTGACCGGCCCCTGTTCCAGGGGCCGGTCACTTTGTCTTTCCCCTGAAATCAGGGCTAATTTGCCTTTGCACCAGTGTTGCGGTGCGGACTGCCGGTCGATTCCCGCTACCCTCGAAAGTATGCCGATTTGGTCCAAGTCGTCTCGAGCTACAACAGAAAAGAAGGCAGCGGTGTCAGTAGGTCAAAGCCACGAAGAGAGCTCCGTAGAGCTCCGGAAATGGCTGTCGGGGCTCAAGCCCGTGACTGGCGCAGACACCATGCTGCGCTTCGTCAAGACGCCGGAAGGGTCGATAGACCTGAGCAACGGCCACCCCTCAGGCCTGGCACAGCTCCTGGCCGGGCGTCGCACCCGGCTTTCCACCCTGATCCGGGATCGCCAGCAGTATCTTGTTGCCGCGCGTGCCGCCAGGAACCTTCGCTCCAAGATTTTCGAACTGGGAAACGACCGGGGGATCGATGCCGGGTATCTGTCCTGCGGCACGGTCGTGTGGACGTCGGCGGTCGGAGGAAAACCCCAAAGAGTCTCCGCGCCCGTGATGTTGGCTTCCATCTCACTCACGGCGCGTCCGGGCGAAGATGACTACGAGCTGCAACTCACCGAGCAGGCGGGCATCAACCCCGCGTTGGTCCGGCATTTGAAGACCGTCCATGGAATTGTCTTTGACGTCAACGCCGTGAGCCGCATGGCCTACAACACCGCCCGCATTGATCCCCAACCGGTCCTTGACCGTCTGGCGACGCTGGTCCAACCGATCCACGGTGCCGAGGTAACCCCCAATCTCCTCATAACGACCTTGGCGGATCTCTCGGGGAATTTGGAAGACCCCTGGATCAACGAGAACAGCAGCGTCGTGGCCTCCCTGTTTGAGGCGGCCAACGGCGGCGACGTGGAGCCCGAACCCATCAAGTCCGGCCGGTTCCCGAACCTCGACGAGCGCGACCCCGCCGAAGAATCGCTCCTCCTGGATGCGGACGCGGATCAGCAGTACGTCGTGGATGCCGTGCGGGCGGGCGATTCGCTGGTGGTGAGCACCCCGCCAGGCAGCGGCCAGACCCAAACGGCCATCAACGCCATCGGTGCCCTCGTCAACGAGGGCAAGTCGGTGCTTGTGGTGGGTGACCGGCGGGCGAGCCTCAACGGTCTCGCAAGCCACTTTGAAGCCCTGGGCCTTGAATCGATGCTGTTCAGGCCGGGCAATGGTGCCACGCCCCAGCAGCTCAAAGGCCAGCTGGTCAGCGCGATCATCCGCAACGAAAAGTCGCTCGAGCCGCAACTCGCGAATCTCCACAAGACCCTGACCGAGCATCGCCATGCCCTCATGGACCATGTCGCGTCTTTGCACAATGTACGCCAGCGCTGGGGATGCTCGCCCTATCAGGCTATGCAGTCGCTCGCGGAGCTGACCTCGATCCAGCCTGCCCCCGCGACGACGGTGCGCTTGAAGCGCAGCGTGCTGGACAACATCAAAGACCGGGCTGAGCTGGCTGAAAGACTCCGACGCGCTGCCGAGCTTGGCAGCTTCAGCCGCGCATCGACGTCGAGCCCCTGGTACGGGGCGCGCCTGGTCACCCGCAAGGAAACCGAGGAAGCCCAGCAACTGGCCAGTAGTGCCGCCGAACAACTTCCCCAGCTGCGGGAACGGATGAACCAAGTGGCGGAGCACTCCGAAATCCGGCTTGGGGCGAACTTCGCCGAATGGGGCGCCCAGCTTGAGCTCTTGATAGCTGTACGGGAAAGCCTGGACAAATTCACCCCGGATATTTTTGACCGGCCGGTACACGATCTGATTTCCGCTACCGCTACGTCCACCTGGCGCCGTGAGCGGGGAGTCGAGATGCCCTCGATGCAGCGCTCCCGCCTGCGTCGCGTGGCAAAGGAATATGTCCGGCCCGGCGTCCACATTGCGGATCTGCACAGTTCCTTGGCGCTCGTTCAGGAACAGCGGGCATTGTGGGCCCAGTACGCGACCACACAGCGCCATCCGGCAGTGCCCTCCGGGCTCGCGGACCTCGGCGCCAGCTACCGCGAACTGGACCGGGATCTCCGCCGTCTGGGCGATTGCCTCAAACACACTGCCGGCGGCGGCGACCTCCACGCGACCCGTTACGAAGATCTCATGGCGCGTCTTGAGCGCCTCGTGGCCGACACGGGAACCCTGGAAACGCTCCCGGAGCGCACGCTTCTGGTCGAGAATATGCGCGAGCATGGACTCGCCGAGCTTCTTGCTGACTTGGCTGAACGCGAAGTGCCTGCCGAATCCGTCGCCGCGGAACTGGACCTGGCCTGGTGGCAGTCCGCCCTGGAAGCGATGATCAGCGGTGACGACTACCTCGCGATGTCCGACGGCGACTCCCTTCGCCGGCTCGAAGCGGAGTACCGCCTGGCGGACCAGGCGCACATCGCCAGCGGCGCCGCGCGGCTGCGGTGGAAACTCGCCGAAATGTGGCGGGCCGGAATCGCTGAACATCCCCGCCAATCGGAGCTCCTGCGGAACCTGATCAAGGATGGCCGCGTTACCCTCTCGGCGCTCAGCGCCCAGGCGCCTGCCCTTGTCTCCCGCTTGGTTCCCGTGTGGTCCATCAGTCCGTACCTGCTGACCAGCCTTTTGCCTGCAGAGCAGAAATTCGATGCGGTGGTGATTCTCGATGCCGAGAGCACATCCTTGCAGGCCGTGCTGCCGGCCATCGCCCGAGCCCAGCAAGTGGTTGCCTTCGGCGACGCCAAGATCGCCAATGCCCGCACCTTCAGCGTTGCCGTGGAGCCTCCCATGGCCGGTGCCGCGAGCCAAGACACAGTGGACAGTGCATTCAGTGCTTTGGCCCGGGTCCTGCCCACATGGCAGTTGAACTGGGTGTATCGAGCGGTAGACGAAGATCTCGTGCTTCAGCTGAGCAAGAACTACTACAACGGCGGCCTGCGTCGGCTGCCGGACGGCCAATCCGTAACGGGGCTGGACCGCTCGGTAGTAGTTGAGTACATCCCGGATGGCACCGGCCTGCCGGGGGCGGATCACGAAGGTGTTGAATCCGTCGCCGCCGAAGTGAACCGCGTGGTTGACCTGGTGTTTCAACACGCCAGTCTTAGGCCTCGGACCTCGCTCGCCGTTGTCACCGCAAGCCTGCGCCATGCCGCGAGGATCGGCGAAGCCATCAGGCTCCAGCTTCCTAACTACCCGCTGTTGTCGGGTTTCTTCAACGCCGGTGCGGAGTCCTTCCGCGTTGTGGATTTGGAGCGCGCGCAAGGACTGGTCCGCGACCACATCATCTTCTCCCTGGGCTTCGGGCGCACTCCGCATGGCCGGGCGCTGCACAGTTTCGGGCCCCTGTCCGTCGAAGGCGGGCGAAACAAATTTGCCTTGGCAATGACCCGCTCCCGGAGATCGCTGCACGTCCTGAGCTGCTTCCGTCCGGAGGACCTCGATCTGGACAGGTTGGCTCACGGCGCCGTTGATTTCCACGAACTCCTTGACCGTGAACTGTCCGGGAATTCGGATCTCGGGACGCCGGCCACCCGGGCTGCGGCCAGTGAGCAAGCGCTCGGTGAGGATCCGTTGGTGGCGGATCTGGGCGAGCGACTCCGTGCCCGTGGAGCCCGGGTGTGGCACCACTACGACGGAGCCTTGGACATCGCCGCGGCAGCCGATCCCGTGCACACCATAGGCCGTGATGACTCCGAAATGCCCACCCCGGTGGCCATTGAGTCGGATGGCACGGAACGATACCGCCGCATGAGCGTCAGGGAGCGCAGCAGGCTCCGGCCCCAGCTCCTGGAACACCTTGGCTGGCGTTATATGTCCTTGTGGACCATCGAAGTATTCACGGATCCCTCGTCGTGCGCTGACCGCATCGGGTCCTATCTGGGACTGGAGAAGCCGGTAGCACCCTCGTATGGTGCCGTCCACGATGGATTCCTGGACATCGATGTTGAACAATTGGAACTGAACAGTCAGGCGGAGTCCGCCGAGGCAGGGCCTGGCGGTACGCAAGGCCCTGGCTCGGGACCGGCGATCCCCTAAGGAAGCGCAATGGCGGAAAGCGAAAGCACTCAATCCAAGAACCCTGCGGACACCGGTGCCGATGCGGTAGGCTCTGACACCGAGTTGGACGAGCAGGAGAAAACAAAAGTGAAGCCCGCACCGGAGCGGAAGCCGGCAGGAGAAAGCATTCTGCCCAAGAAAGCCTCCGAAGATGATCCACGCCGTTGGGGTGATGAGCCTGGCTACGACCACGACGCCTGGCTGAAGGAGCAAAGGCCCCCGCACTGGGGCTGAACCTTCCATTTGCTCGTGACTATCCGGCCGGGGTCTGGATCTGCCGCTTGTCAGAGGGATTGACGAGTACAAAGAAGAGTTTCCCGCGTGTCGAAGCGCCGGCGAGGATTTCGGCCTGTTGCGGATTGGCAGCGACAACCACAAGGCCGTCCGCCTCGTTCGTGCCCAACCATTGGCTGGCCTTGCCTCCTTGCGCGGACGTCCACAAAACCGGGACCGCAGCTGCCAGGAGCTCGGATTTCTTGCCGGGCCCTTCAAGTCCATCTGCTGCCGTGAGCACAACGTTGACCAACTGGCCCGGCGAGATGAGCTGGATTGAAGCGGGATCGGCCATGCGAAGTGGAACGGCCGCCGTCGCGGGTGCGGTGCCAGTCAGCAGGCCAGGTCCCAGGAGTTGGGCGTCTGTGGGGATCTGCCCCTTCTGCAGGGGCGAAGCAAGCTGCTTCCCGCCATATCCAGCCCTGGAGGTGAGTGCCCCGGCTGGAACTCCATCAGGAAGGACTTCGATTGGTTTGAGGTCGGAATCCGTCAAAGTGGACCCGGCAGGAAGATCCCGTGCGGCGGCCAGGACCGTGGCTCGCTGCTCCGAAGCTGGAGTCAGTTGATGGACGGCAATCCCGGCGGCCACGCATAGAAGGAGTGCCACCACGAGGCGCCGGTTGCGGTTTAGCCAGCTGCCGAAGCTGCGGTGCTTGGACTGTCCCGCGGGAGCGCCAGGGTGCCCGCCAGCCCTGAAGGGGAGAGCCTGAAGACGGCGGGTGCGGGCCCTGTTAACCGGCGCGAGGAGTCTATCGCGCGGAAGCGATAAGGGTCCGGCTGACATGGGGTCCGGGGATACGTTCGGGGTTGCTGGCATGGTGCCACGCTAACCGGGCACGCAGGCCCCGTGGCAGGGCCTTGTTGAGCTATGTGGAAACGTTGAGCTATGTGGAAAACCGAAGGCAGCTGGAAGCCGGAATCAGCTCGCAGCAGCCGCCGGAACCGACGCTGGGGCCGGAGACGCAGCTGGTGCCGCGGCAGCGGCCGAAACGGTGCTTCCCTTGGAGTCCCGGGAGTCGGTGCGGTAGAAGCCCGATCCCTTGAAGACGACGCCCACGCTGTTGAACTTCTTGCGCAACGACCCTTGGCATTCAGGGCAGTCGGACAGGGAGCTGTCCGTGAAAGCCTGGACGATGTCAAAGGCATGTCCGCAGTCTTTGCAGGCATAGGCATATGTGGGCACTGGTGATCCTCCTCCGGGACGAACTACAGGTCCTGTGGTGCCAAGGCGGATTGTTCCGTCCGTTAGCAGTCCCAGGGCCTGAGTGCCAATTCTATCATCCGGAGCCGGGGCCGATACCACAGAATGTGGCGGAGTAGACAGCCGGAAGCCCCGGTCAATCGGCCGGAACCAGTCGGACGATCCTGTATGGGGTAAGTGCCTCCGCGACGGCCTTATCGAACGGTTCGGCCGGGATCGTCCCCGCGGGCAGGACTTCGTGGTCATAGACAACGGCGACAGTCGGCGGACGCTGCCCGTCGGCGTCGAGCTTGTCGAGGAGCCGGTCGTAGTAACCGCCCCCTTGGCCGATCCGGTTTCCGCCTTCATCGACGGCGGTGGCCGGGAGGAAGATTCCCGTCGCATCCTTGATGACGTCACTGTCGAATCGTTCGCCCAACGGCTCGTCAATCGGGGCGTACTTCGAGCGGACAAAGGCCGTCTCCGGTGTCCAATAGACCCAGCTCAGACGCCGTTCGGGTTCACAGACGGGAAGGAGGATCCTGTGCCCGGCGGCATGTAGGGCCGTAAGCAAGGGCATTGTCGGCGGCTCGGCAGCCACTCCGACATAGGCCGCGAAAGTCGACGGTTTCCCCTGTGCAACTGCATCCGCCCACGAGAGGCCATGGCGGGCAATCCCCGTTCCAGCGTCAGCTCGCTGTTGTCCGGTCAAGGCGAGCCGGCGCTTGCGGTTGTCCCGGCGGATATCGTCTTTCAAAGTCATCTTTGCTCCAGTTCTCGCTGCTATGCGGCTCGAGGCCGGGGAAGGAACGATGGGTTCCCTTCTGTCCACCCCAGGTTCCTTGTTGCCCAATGTCCAGCTCCTTCCGTTAGATTAGTCCGGTGACTTCCAATAGCTGCGCCGTCCGCAAGGCCGTGATCCCCGTTGCGGGGCTCGGTACCAGATTCCTGCCGGCTACAAAGGCCATGCCCAAGGAAATGCTGCCGGTAGTTGACAAGCCGGCCATCCAATATGTGGTTGAGGAAGCCGTGGGCGTCGGCCTCAACGACATCCTGATGATCACGGGACGAAACAAGCGCGCACTGGAAGACCATTTTGACCGTGTCCCCGCGCTTGAAGCGACCCTTGAGGCCAAGGGAGACCTCGCCAAATTGGATGCTGTACAGGCCACGAGCGGCCTGGGCGACATCCACTACGTTCGCCAGGGCGACCCCAAGG is part of the Arthrobacter ramosus genome and harbors:
- a CDS encoding AAA family ATPase — its product is MPIWSKSSRATTEKKAAVSVGQSHEESSVELRKWLSGLKPVTGADTMLRFVKTPEGSIDLSNGHPSGLAQLLAGRRTRLSTLIRDRQQYLVAARAARNLRSKIFELGNDRGIDAGYLSCGTVVWTSAVGGKPQRVSAPVMLASISLTARPGEDDYELQLTEQAGINPALVRHLKTVHGIVFDVNAVSRMAYNTARIDPQPVLDRLATLVQPIHGAEVTPNLLITTLADLSGNLEDPWINENSSVVASLFEAANGGDVEPEPIKSGRFPNLDERDPAEESLLLDADADQQYVVDAVRAGDSLVVSTPPGSGQTQTAINAIGALVNEGKSVLVVGDRRASLNGLASHFEALGLESMLFRPGNGATPQQLKGQLVSAIIRNEKSLEPQLANLHKTLTEHRHALMDHVASLHNVRQRWGCSPYQAMQSLAELTSIQPAPATTVRLKRSVLDNIKDRAELAERLRRAAELGSFSRASTSSPWYGARLVTRKETEEAQQLASSAAEQLPQLRERMNQVAEHSEIRLGANFAEWGAQLELLIAVRESLDKFTPDIFDRPVHDLISATATSTWRRERGVEMPSMQRSRLRRVAKEYVRPGVHIADLHSSLALVQEQRALWAQYATTQRHPAVPSGLADLGASYRELDRDLRRLGDCLKHTAGGGDLHATRYEDLMARLERLVADTGTLETLPERTLLVENMREHGLAELLADLAEREVPAESVAAELDLAWWQSALEAMISGDDYLAMSDGDSLRRLEAEYRLADQAHIASGAARLRWKLAEMWRAGIAEHPRQSELLRNLIKDGRVTLSALSAQAPALVSRLVPVWSISPYLLTSLLPAEQKFDAVVILDAESTSLQAVLPAIARAQQVVAFGDAKIANARTFSVAVEPPMAGAASQDTVDSAFSALARVLPTWQLNWVYRAVDEDLVLQLSKNYYNGGLRRLPDGQSVTGLDRSVVVEYIPDGTGLPGADHEGVESVAAEVNRVVDLVFQHASLRPRTSLAVVTASLRHAARIGEAIRLQLPNYPLLSGFFNAGAESFRVVDLERAQGLVRDHIIFSLGFGRTPHGRALHSFGPLSVEGGRNKFALAMTRSRRSLHVLSCFRPEDLDLDRLAHGAVDFHELLDRELSGNSDLGTPATRAAASEQALGEDPLVADLGERLRARGARVWHHYDGALDIAAAADPVHTIGRDDSEMPTPVAIESDGTERYRRMSVRERSRLRPQLLEHLGWRYMSLWTIEVFTDPSSCADRIGSYLGLEKPVAPSYGAVHDGFLDIDVEQLELNSQAESAEAGPGGTQGPGSGPAIP
- a CDS encoding FmdB family zinc ribbon protein is translated as MPTYAYACKDCGHAFDIVQAFTDSSLSDCPECQGSLRKKFNSVGVVFKGSGFYRTDSRDSKGSTVSAAAAAPAASPAPASVPAAAAS
- a CDS encoding 5-formyltetrahydrofolate cyclo-ligase, translating into MTLKDDIRRDNRKRRLALTGQQRADAGTGIARHGLSWADAVAQGKPSTFAAYVGVAAEPPTMPLLTALHAAGHRILLPVCEPERRLSWVYWTPETAFVRSKYAPIDEPLGERFDSDVIKDATGIFLPATAVDEGGNRIGQGGGYYDRLLDKLDADGQRPPTVAVVYDHEVLPAGTIPAEPFDKAVAEALTPYRIVRLVPAD
- the cpaB gene encoding Flp pilus assembly protein CpaB, which produces MPATPNVSPDPMSAGPLSLPRDRLLAPVNRARTRRLQALPFRAGGHPGAPAGQSKHRSFGSWLNRNRRLVVALLLCVAAGIAVHQLTPASEQRATVLAAARDLPAGSTLTDSDLKPIEVLPDGVPAGALTSRAGYGGKQLASPLQKGQIPTDAQLLGPGLLTGTAPATAAVPLRMADPASIQLISPGQLVNVVLTAADGLEGPGKKSELLAAAVPVLWTSAQGGKASQWLGTNEADGLVVVAANPQQAEILAGASTRGKLFFVLVNPSDKRQIQTPAG